In the genome of Sebastes umbrosus isolate fSebUmb1 chromosome 14, fSebUmb1.pri, whole genome shotgun sequence, one region contains:
- the gucy2c gene encoding heat-stable enterotoxin receptor codes for MYRSHSLLYLGVLIVAVVANKMLEDCLSSNRTYFMNVVLLEDNTYGWSRPFVQAAVEQAIEEDRLENIKNDLNFTLTANYNGFDTTVYNRQGCGSSTCEGVAILKLLHVSGDVGCVMLGPSCTYATFQLVDDEIGPNLTIPIISAGSFGLSCDYKPKLTRILPPARKISDLFFNFMEENLEFKDPWKQVYVYKKSGNPPEDCFWYINALEAPSENFAKKTKREMLRGEVDLKKALTARKRHSNIFIVCGGPDDIVAIKEMVDQIDKNIMFILLDIYNPAYYVNTTSSKGMQDVLVITLPQRNYDYGSNSTYNDTINDYVAGYHDGALLFGKVLREKILNERHNISYEGSPSDNPFVNVSFDGMGGHYVLDEYGDRDVNISMIYTSTVTGKYETLLVFDTSQNKSIVIDANPALLWNGHLPSDVPDNPDGLDMQDVIVIVLSLSVVVVTAIALIFYRQNRKERLMQKRWSHINPHLIGPLDEKEVSLKIDEDKRKDSTFFNHRGRYDKKPVILKELTHTDGDFTENQRIELNTLLRIDYYNLTKFYGTVKFEYGVFGVFELCQRGSLRYILNDRISYPDETFMDMEFKISVMYDIAKGMSYLHSSNIEVHGRLKSTNCVVDNRMVVKITDFGCHTILRPGRDVWTAPEHLRTDGVSQKGDVYSYAIIAHEIVMRRPPFYTQFCSDPAEKIHRVQYPSVMCVFRPDLNFDGASEREVELFMLIKNSWDEDPERRPDFKRIELTLGKIFSNLHNQASETYMDNLIRRLQMYSRTLEHLVEDRTSLYKAERDRADRLNFMLLPGPVVRSLKETGRVEPELFEEVSIYFSDIVGFTTLCHYSTPMEVVDMLNDIYKNFDSILDHHDVYKVETIGDAYMVASGLPKRNGDRHAVDIAQMALDILAFVGTFELQHLPGIPLWIRIGVHSGPCAAGVVGNKMPRYCLFGDTVNTTSRMESTGLPLRIHVSKSTINILQRTDCKFEYEKRGETYLKGKGKETTYWLTGVTGGKYNLPTPPTAENFQRLQQDLAEMIVSSLENRSIGSEGFKNRKTLSTKVRRRETNSSLQGNNPPEYFHLAVTDDPSTYL; via the exons ATGTACCGCTCACACAGTCTGCTTTACCTGGGAGTGTTAATAGTGGCGGTGGTCGCCAACAAGATGCTGGAAGACTGTTTGTCATCAAACCGTACGTACTTCATGAATGTTGTGCTGCTGGAGGACAACACTTATGGTTGGAGTCGACCGTTTGTGCAGGCGGCCGTGGAACAAGCCATTGAAGAGGACAGGCTGGAGAACATTAAAAATG ATTTAAACTTCACGTTGACGGCTAACTACAACGGGTTCGACACCACCGTGTACAACCGACAGGGCTGTGGGAGCAGCACCTGTGAGGGAGTGGCGATACTCAAGCTGCTGCATGTGAGT GGAGATGTTGGGTGCGTCATGCTGGGGCCTTCCTGCACTTATGCCACCTTCCAGTTAGTGGA TGATGAAATTGGCCCGAACCTGACTATTCCCATCATCTCTGCTGGGAGCTTCGGCCTCTCCTGTGACTATAAGCCCAAACTGACTCGAATTCTGCCTCCGGCACGCAAGATCTCAGACTTATTCTTCAACTTTATGGAGGAAAACTTGGAATTTAAGGATCCTTGGAAGCAGGTCTATGTCTACAAGAAGTCCGGCAACCCACCTGAAGACTGCTTCTG GTACATCAACGCATTGGAAGCACCATCTGAAAACTTtgccaaaaagacaaaaagagagatgCTGCGTGGGGAAGTCGATCTGAAGAAAGCACTCACCGCTAGGAAAAGACACAGCAACA ttttcatCGTATGTGGGGGCCCTGATGACATTGTTGCAATAAAGGAGATGGTGGACCAGATTGATAAGAACATCATGTTTATTCTCCTCGATATTTACAA CCCTGCGTATTATGTCAACACAACATCCAGTAAGGGAATGCAGGATGTACTAGTGATCACTCTGCCACAGAGGAACTACGACTACGGATCAAACTCAACATACAACGACACG ATAAATGACTACGTGGCTGGGTATCATGATGGGGCTCTGCTGTTTGGTAAAGTCCTCAGAGAGAAGATACTCAATGAGCGTCATAACATATCCTATGAGGGGTCTCCGAGTGACAACCCTTTTGTGAACGTCTCCTTTGACG GCATGGGAGGACACTATGTGCTCGATGAGTACGGTGACAGAGATGTTAACATCTCTATGATTTACACATCAACTGTCACTGGCAAG taTGAAACCTTGTTGGTGTTTGACACATCGCAAAACAAATCCATCGTGATAGACGCAAACCCCGCCCTGCTCTGGAATGGTCACCTGCCTTCTGACGTACCAGACAATCCAGATG gctTAGATATGCAGGATGTGATTGTGATCGTTCTGAGTCTCAGTGTTGTCGTGGTGACAGCCATCGCTCTCATCTTCTACAG GCAGAACAGGAAAGAACGTCTCATGCAGAAGAGATGGTCTCACATCAACCCGCATCTGATTGGTCCGCTGGATGAGAAGGAGGTCTCTCTGAAG ATTGATGAAGATAAGAGGAAGGACAGCACATTCTTCAATCATAGAGGCCGCTATGACAAGAAG CCTGTGATCTTGAAAGAGCTGACACATACAGACGGAGACTTCACAGAGAACCAGAGGATTGAGCTGAACACT CTGCTGCGTATCGATTACTACAACCTGACCAAGTTCTACGGCACTGTGAAGTTTGAGTACGGTGTGTTCGGGGTGTTTGAGCTCTGTCAGAGGGGTTCCCTCAGG TACATTCTGAATGACAGGATCTCCTACCCTGATGAAACCTTCATGGACATGGAGTTCAAGATATCAGTCATGTATGACATAGCAAAG GGCATGTCATATCTCCACTCCAGTAACATTGAGGTCCATGGTCGCCTCAAGTCCACCAACTGTGTGGTCGACAACCGCATGGTGGTCAAGATCACTGACTTTGGCTGTCACACCATCCTGAGGCCAGGCAGAG aCGTGTGGACGGCCCCGGAGCATCTTCGTACAGATGGGGTGTCTCAAAAAGGCGATGTCTACAGCTATGCCATCATTGCTCATGAGATCGTTATGAGGCGGCCCCCGTTCTACACACAGTTCTGCTCTGATCCTGCAG AGAAGATCCACAGAGTGCAGTATCCCAGCGTGATGTGCGTCTTCAGACCTGACCTCAACTTTGACGGTGCCTCAGAAAGAGAGGTTGAG CTGTTCATGCTGATAAAAAACAGCTGGGACGAAGACCCAGAGCGAAGGCCAGATTTTAAGAGAATAGAGTTAACTCTGGGTAAGATTTTCAG TAACTTGCACAACCAAGCCAGTGAGACATACATGGACAACCTGATCCGTCGCCTGCAGATGTACTCCAGGACTCTCGAGCATCTGGTGGAGGATAGAACCTCTTTGTACAAAGCTGAGAGGGACAGAGCTGATCGCCTCAACTTTATGCTGCTTCCTGG CCCAGTGGTGCGTTCACTGAAGGAGACGGGCAGAGTGGAACCGGAGCTGTTTGAGGAGGTGTCCATCTATTTCAGTGACATTGTGGGATTCACCACCCTCTGCCACTACAGCACCCCCATGGAGGTGGTCGACATGCTCAACGACATCTACAAGAACTTTGACAGCATCCTTGACCACCATGATGTCTACAAG GTCGAGACAATAGGAGATGCGTACATGGTTGCATCAGGTTTGCCCAAACGCAACGGCGACAGGCATGCAGTGGACATTGCCCAAATGGCCCTGGACATCCTGGCATTTGTAGGGACTTTTGAGTTGCAGCACCTGCCCGGCATCCCGCTGTGGATCCGTATTGGTGTGCATTCAG GACCGTGTGCAGCGGGAGTGGTGGGGAACAAGATGCCTCGCTACTGTCTTTTTGGAGACACAGTCAACACTACATCACGTATGGAGTCCACGGGCCTGC CTCTGAGAATTCATGTCAGCAAGTCCACCATCAACATCCTGCAGAGGACAGACTGCAAGTTTGAGTatgaaaaaagaggagagacgTACCTGAAG GGTAAAGGCAAAGAGACGACATACTGGTTAACAGGAGTGACTGGGGGAAAATACAACCTGCCGACACCACCAACAGC GGAGAACTTCCAGCGGCTCCAGCAGGACCTGGCGGAGATGATCGTGTCCAGTCTGGAGAACCGTAGCATTGGGAGTGAGGGCTTCAAAAACAGGAAGACCCTGTCCACCAAAGTCCGTCGTAGGGAGACCAACAGCAGCCTGCAGGGGAACAACCCGCCAGAGTATTTCCACCTGGCTGTCACCGACGACCCCAGTACCTACCTGTGA